The Sporosarcina luteola genome contains a region encoding:
- the fliJ gene encoding flagellar export protein FliJ, with the protein MKPYEYRFEKVLTYREQEKTETEIEFKKAVESFETVATELYEVLKRKEAVIAEHQEKMTTGFSINEIHHYARFIDSLDKRIEGLQQSVFKARSKMNWFEDKLLEKTIEVKKFEKMKEKDKEHYRTEMEQAEASLLDELSTLKFHRRETGW; encoded by the coding sequence ATGAAACCTTATGAATACCGATTTGAAAAGGTGCTCACATACCGGGAACAGGAAAAAACGGAGACCGAGATAGAGTTCAAGAAAGCAGTCGAGTCTTTCGAAACGGTCGCAACCGAATTATATGAGGTATTGAAACGGAAAGAAGCCGTCATTGCCGAACACCAGGAAAAAATGACGACAGGCTTTTCCATTAATGAAATCCATCACTATGCACGATTTATCGATAGCCTCGATAAACGGATCGAGGGTCTGCAGCAATCGGTCTTTAAAGCCCGTTCCAAAATGAATTGGTTCGAAGATAAATTGTTGGAGAAGACGATCGAAGTGAAAAAGTTTGAAAAGATGAAGGAAAAAGATAAAGAACATTATCGTACTGAAATGGAACAAGCGGAAGCAAGTCTGTTGGATGAATTATCAACATTGAAGTTCCATAGAAGAGAAACAGGGTGGTAA
- the hslV gene encoding ATP-dependent protease subunit HslV, whose protein sequence is MMEFHSTTIFAVRHKGVCAMSGDGQVTMGESVVMKNTAKKVRRLFGGKIIAGFAGSVADAFTLFELFEGKLGEFNGNLERASVELAKEWRGDRVLRKLEAMLLVADKDKLLLVSGTGEVIEPDDGVLAIGSGGNYALAAGRALKKYSGDTLDAEQIAKAALETAAEICVYTNDRIIVEVLK, encoded by the coding sequence CTGATGGAATTTCATTCTACAACAATCTTTGCCGTCCGGCACAAAGGTGTTTGTGCGATGTCAGGTGACGGACAAGTGACGATGGGAGAATCCGTTGTCATGAAAAATACTGCTAAAAAGGTGAGAAGGCTTTTTGGCGGTAAAATAATTGCAGGATTTGCAGGTTCTGTCGCTGATGCTTTCACCCTCTTCGAATTGTTTGAAGGCAAGCTTGGCGAATTCAATGGCAATTTGGAGCGTGCCTCTGTCGAATTGGCGAAAGAGTGGCGGGGTGATCGCGTCTTGAGGAAGTTGGAGGCGATGCTGCTCGTCGCTGACAAAGACAAGCTTCTGCTCGTTTCGGGAACCGGTGAAGTAATTGAACCGGATGATGGTGTGCTTGCAATCGGATCGGGTGGGAATTATGCATTGGCGGCCGGACGCGCTCTGAAAAAATATAGCGGTGATACACTCGACGCTGAGCAAATAGCCAAGGCTGCACTTGAGACGGCTGCCGAAATATGTGTCTACACAAATGATCGGATTATTGTGGAGGTACTCAAATGA
- the fliF gene encoding flagellar basal-body MS-ring/collar protein FliF — protein MKERLTKIGTDLKQFWSSRTKRQKTTYIGSAAAVIVLAAFLTYFLSRTEFVPLYSDVSRAEIGRIKEELDVQGIPSQIAPGGTSILVPKERVDDLLVTLAAEGYPNTGTIDYSFFSQNAGFGTTDNEFNMIKLASMQTELANLIKGIQGVQDANVMLTLPTQSVFLNETVQSASAAIMLKTEPGHQFTEPQIKALYNLVSKSLPNLSTDDIVIMNQYSEYFDLKSSDQSIGTNVVNQMDLKKTIERDLQRKVQMMLGTMLGQDKVVVSVTTDIDFKQENRQENLVDRIDEDLDSLAISVQRITESFSGDGALAGGVPEGEDPTDNRTNFVEGNNANGDYERLEETINNEVNRIRKDIVESPYKIRDIGIQVMMEPSEGNNVEGDIRNILETIISTSIDKTYLPAELPGDYWGSKIAITTQNFDGKLVTVPQSSKGAIPWWVYAIGAALLAVIAILVVAYFRKRRQESELEEAMILEEQREALHVEDINMEQNETEATLRKKQLEKMAKDKPEEFAKLLRTWIAED, from the coding sequence ATGAAAGAAAGATTGACGAAAATTGGGACTGACTTGAAGCAGTTCTGGTCGAGTCGCACAAAACGACAAAAAACAACATATATAGGGTCCGCGGCTGCTGTTATTGTTCTTGCTGCATTTCTGACTTACTTCTTGTCGAGGACGGAATTCGTCCCTCTTTACAGTGACGTCTCGCGCGCGGAAATTGGCAGAATCAAAGAAGAGCTCGATGTGCAGGGCATCCCGAGCCAAATTGCACCAGGTGGCACTTCAATCCTCGTTCCGAAAGAACGGGTTGATGACCTCCTCGTCACCCTGGCTGCGGAAGGGTACCCGAATACAGGAACTATCGATTATTCGTTCTTCTCTCAGAATGCCGGTTTTGGAACGACAGACAATGAATTCAATATGATCAAGCTTGCATCTATGCAAACCGAGTTGGCGAATCTTATTAAAGGGATCCAAGGTGTGCAAGATGCAAATGTAATGCTCACATTGCCTACACAAAGTGTCTTTTTAAATGAAACTGTACAAAGTGCAAGTGCTGCAATCATGTTGAAGACGGAACCTGGGCATCAGTTTACGGAACCTCAAATTAAGGCCTTATATAATTTAGTATCAAAAAGTTTACCGAATTTATCTACAGACGATATCGTTATCATGAACCAGTATTCCGAATACTTTGATTTGAAATCATCCGATCAATCAATTGGCACGAATGTTGTAAATCAAATGGATTTGAAAAAGACAATTGAACGCGATCTGCAACGAAAAGTGCAGATGATGCTTGGCACGATGTTAGGACAGGATAAGGTCGTCGTCTCCGTAACTACAGATATTGACTTCAAACAGGAGAACAGACAAGAAAATCTTGTTGATCGTATAGATGAGGATCTTGATAGCCTAGCAATCAGTGTCCAAAGAATCACAGAGTCATTCTCAGGGGATGGTGCTCTTGCAGGGGGCGTTCCTGAAGGCGAAGATCCAACAGATAACCGGACTAACTTTGTCGAAGGCAACAACGCTAACGGTGATTATGAGCGCTTGGAAGAGACAATTAACAATGAAGTGAACCGGATCAGGAAAGATATTGTAGAAAGCCCTTATAAAATTCGCGATATCGGTATTCAAGTTATGATGGAGCCCTCGGAAGGGAATAACGTGGAAGGTGATATTAGGAATATTCTAGAGACGATTATCAGTACTTCCATTGATAAAACCTACTTGCCAGCAGAACTTCCTGGAGATTACTGGGGAAGTAAGATCGCGATCACTACTCAAAACTTTGATGGCAAGCTCGTTACCGTACCTCAATCTTCAAAAGGTGCGATTCCATGGTGGGTATATGCAATTGGTGCAGCTTTACTAGCAGTCATAGCCATCCTGGTCGTTGCCTACTTCCGAAAACGCAGACAGGAAAGCGAATTGGAAGAAGCGATGATACTCGAAGAGCAGCGCGAAGCATTGCATGTCGAAGATATCAATATGGAACAAAACGAAACGGAAGCGACCCTTCGCAAAAAGCAACTTGAAAAGATGGCGAAGGATAAGCCTGAAGAATTTGCCAAGTTGCTGAGAACATGGATTGCCGAAGATTGA
- the codY gene encoding GTP-sensing pleiotropic transcriptional regulator CodY, with the protein MSLLTKTRNINAMLQETAGKPVNFKEMAEKLSVVIECNAFIVSRKGKLLGLEIHHQIDNERMKQMFQERKFPEEYTQKLFEVNETSSNIDVYSDYSVFPEEERELFKDGLTTVVPIIGGGERLGTLILARLKEKFTEDDLILAEYGATVVGMEILREKSEEIEIEARSKAVVQMAINSLSYSEHEAIEHIFKELNGNEGLLVASKIADRVGITRSVIVNALRKLESAGVIESRSLGMKGTYIKVLNNKFLEELENQKN; encoded by the coding sequence ATGTCTTTACTAACAAAAACAAGAAACATCAACGCAATGCTTCAGGAAACAGCTGGAAAACCTGTAAACTTCAAAGAAATGGCTGAGAAATTAAGCGTTGTCATCGAATGCAATGCGTTCATCGTCAGCAGAAAAGGAAAATTACTTGGTCTGGAAATTCACCACCAAATCGACAATGAACGTATGAAGCAAATGTTCCAAGAACGTAAATTCCCTGAAGAGTATACGCAAAAACTTTTCGAAGTAAATGAAACGTCTTCGAATATTGATGTGTATAGCGATTACTCGGTCTTCCCGGAAGAGGAGCGCGAATTATTCAAGGATGGCTTGACGACTGTTGTTCCGATCATCGGTGGCGGCGAGCGTCTTGGAACACTTATCCTTGCGCGTCTGAAAGAGAAATTTACTGAAGATGACCTAATTCTTGCTGAATATGGCGCAACAGTAGTCGGTATGGAAATCTTACGTGAGAAATCTGAGGAAATTGAAATTGAAGCTCGCAGCAAAGCTGTCGTTCAAATGGCTATCAACTCATTGTCTTACAGTGAACACGAAGCGATTGAACATATCTTTAAAGAACTGAATGGCAATGAAGGCCTTCTTGTCGCTTCTAAAATTGCAGACCGTGTAGGGATTACACGATCCGTTATCGTCAATGCTTTGCGTAAACTTGAAAGTGCTGGTGTAATCGAATCTCGTTCACTTGGTATGAAAGGAACTTACATTAAAGTATTGAACAACAAATTCCTTGAAGAACTCGAAAACCAAAAAAATTAA
- a CDS encoding MotE family protein gives MTRNSKLQTDEKIVEKKKGTRLFQEVLLWTLIPLLFTTMVLLIIAYVADVNVFDKAKEWTQSLPFTEEKQVDDEKGSDLIIEERVVELQAEIQEKEAQLFKLQEDLSKSADEKKSLLDEQKSLLGQIEALKTEKDDYKRDMKEIISTFEKMSAKSAAPVITKMSDAEAIQLLSNLKPEVLAPILEKMSPEDAAKYTSLMTK, from the coding sequence TTGACAAGGAACTCAAAACTGCAAACTGACGAGAAAATCGTTGAAAAGAAAAAAGGCACCCGCCTCTTCCAGGAAGTGTTGCTTTGGACTCTCATTCCGCTTCTTTTCACGACGATGGTGCTATTGATCATCGCATATGTCGCCGATGTGAACGTTTTTGACAAAGCGAAGGAATGGACACAATCCCTTCCATTCACAGAAGAAAAGCAGGTTGATGATGAAAAAGGCAGCGACTTGATCATCGAAGAGCGTGTCGTCGAATTGCAGGCGGAAATCCAAGAGAAGGAAGCCCAACTGTTCAAACTCCAAGAAGATCTTTCGAAATCAGCAGACGAAAAAAAGTCCTTGCTCGATGAACAAAAAAGCTTGTTGGGTCAAATTGAAGCGTTGAAAACGGAGAAAGATGATTATAAACGCGACATGAAAGAGATCATTTCAACATTCGAGAAAATGTCGGCAAAGTCCGCAGCCCCCGTCATAACAAAAATGAGCGATGCGGAAGCAATCCAATTACTTAGCAACCTAAAACCTGAAGTTCTCGCACCGATATTAGAAAAGATGTCGCCTGAAGATGCCGCAAAGTACACGAGTCTAATGACAAAGTAA
- the fliE gene encoding flagellar hook-basal body complex protein FliE, whose amino-acid sequence MPGLLKINDALKPTPFESQKNFGTFLKDAIQDVNVKQIESDKMTQKLVLGEDVDLHNVMITAQKASIALSATMEVRNKVIEAYQEIIRMPV is encoded by the coding sequence ATGCCGGGACTGTTGAAAATAAATGATGCTCTCAAGCCCACGCCATTTGAATCGCAGAAGAACTTCGGTACGTTTTTAAAGGATGCCATACAGGATGTGAACGTCAAACAGATCGAATCAGATAAAATGACCCAAAAACTAGTTTTAGGGGAAGATGTCGATTTGCATAACGTCATGATCACCGCTCAAAAAGCATCAATTGCATTGAGTGCGACGATGGAAGTGCGAAATAAGGTAATTGAAGCGTATCAGGAAATAATAAGAATGCCAGTTTAA
- the flgB gene encoding flagellar basal body rod protein FlgB, with protein MNIYGSTISLLEQGLNFSSSKGKVISQNIANVDTPNYKSKHVDFKQMMQEAQSKPINAYRTNELHFDFSSKVSKPGIAKYADYNYRQDGNGVDMDKEQADLAANQIYYNALVDRLNSKFNSLQNVIKGGR; from the coding sequence ATGAACATTTATGGATCAACAATTTCACTGTTGGAGCAAGGTTTGAACTTTTCTTCTTCCAAAGGGAAAGTTATTTCGCAAAATATTGCAAATGTCGACACGCCGAATTACAAGTCGAAACATGTCGACTTCAAGCAAATGATGCAAGAAGCCCAAAGTAAACCTATCAATGCATATCGGACGAACGAACTGCATTTTGATTTTTCTTCGAAAGTATCAAAACCGGGTATAGCCAAATATGCGGATTATAATTATCGGCAGGATGGCAATGGAGTGGATATGGATAAGGAGCAGGCAGATCTTGCGGCAAACCAGATTTACTATAATGCATTAGTCGATCGTCTGAACAGCAAATTCAACTCCCTTCAAAATGTCATTAAAGGAGGCAGATAA
- the fliG gene encoding flagellar motor switch protein FliG — protein MVKKDKGMTGKQKAALLLISLGPEVSAAVYKHLTEEEIERLTLEISGVKKVDSNVKEEIIEEFHNIALAQDYISQGGIGYAKTVLEKALGKEHAQAIINRLTSSLQVRPFDFARRAEPGQILNFIQNEHPQTIALILSYLEAEQAGMILSSLPQEMQADIAKRIATMDSTSPEVISEIEAVLERKLSSTVTQDFTETGGVDAVVQVLNGVDRATEKTILDALEIQDPELAEEIRKRMFVFEDIVTLDNRSIQRIVRECENEDLILSMKVSSEEVREILFKNMSQRMAESFQEEMEVMGPVRLRDVEEAQARIVSIIRRLEDSGEIIIARGGGDDIIV, from the coding sequence GTGGTAAAGAAGGATAAAGGAATGACGGGTAAGCAAAAGGCCGCACTTCTGCTCATATCGCTCGGTCCGGAGGTTTCGGCAGCTGTCTATAAGCATTTAACAGAAGAGGAAATCGAACGGTTGACGCTTGAAATTTCCGGTGTAAAGAAAGTCGACTCCAACGTCAAGGAGGAAATCATCGAGGAATTTCATAATATTGCACTTGCACAGGATTATATATCCCAAGGCGGAATCGGATATGCGAAAACCGTATTGGAAAAAGCACTTGGGAAAGAACACGCTCAAGCAATCATTAATCGCCTGACATCTTCTTTACAAGTGAGACCATTCGATTTTGCAAGAAGGGCAGAGCCTGGTCAAATTCTGAATTTCATTCAAAATGAACATCCGCAGACAATTGCATTGATTTTGTCATATCTCGAGGCAGAGCAGGCGGGAATGATCCTGTCATCTCTACCACAGGAAATGCAAGCGGATATCGCAAAACGAATAGCGACCATGGATTCCACTTCCCCCGAAGTCATCAGCGAGATCGAAGCTGTTTTGGAGAGGAAGCTATCTTCCACAGTCACACAGGATTTCACGGAGACGGGCGGAGTCGACGCGGTTGTACAAGTGTTGAACGGAGTCGACAGAGCTACTGAAAAGACCATTTTGGATGCGCTCGAAATCCAGGATCCGGAGCTTGCGGAGGAAATTCGGAAAAGGATGTTCGTTTTCGAGGACATCGTTACATTGGACAATCGTTCCATTCAGCGCATTGTGCGTGAATGTGAAAATGAGGATCTCATCTTGTCAATGAAGGTGTCCAGTGAAGAAGTGAGGGAAATCCTCTTTAAAAACATGTCTCAACGGATGGCTGAATCATTCCAGGAAGAGATGGAAGTCATGGGGCCAGTTCGTTTGCGGGATGTTGAAGAAGCGCAGGCACGAATTGTATCCATCATCCGAAGGTTGGAAGATTCAGGGGAGATCATCATAGCCCGCGGTGGAGGGGATGACATCATTGTCTAA
- the hslU gene encoding ATP-dependent protease ATPase subunit HslU, with the protein MNTKQELTPRELTAYLDRYIVGQDAAKKAVSVAIRNRYRRSLLSDEEKREIIPKNILMIGPTGVGKTEIARRIARLVNAPFVKVEATKFTEVGYVGRDVESMVRDLTESAVRIVREEMRESVKGQAEKLAEERLVELLVPEKKRKVNMQNPFEMLFGQKDDEDEKNHEEVDDISRKRSEIARRLAAGELEDQSITVEVSSQQPSMFDALQGSGMEQMGASMQDALSSLMPKKMTKRKMKVKDARKILQAEEADKLIDHDEIARRSVELTEQSGIIFIDEMDKIASRGNGGGSSADVSREGVQRDILPIVEGSTVTTKYGPVKTDFILFIAAGAFHMSKPSDIIPELQGRFPIRVELEKLTKEDFVRILKEPDFSLIKQYEKLLATENVEIEFSEDAVERVAEIAFDVNDNTENIGARRLHTILEKLLEELSYEAAEIGPSSIKITVAYVDEKLKDIVKNKDLSHFIL; encoded by the coding sequence ATGAATACAAAGCAGGAATTGACCCCACGGGAGCTTACTGCGTATCTGGATCGATATATTGTAGGACAGGATGCTGCGAAGAAAGCGGTTTCCGTCGCAATCCGGAACAGGTATAGAAGAAGCCTTTTGTCAGATGAGGAAAAAAGGGAAATCATCCCTAAGAATATTTTAATGATCGGACCGACAGGCGTCGGAAAGACGGAAATAGCGAGAAGGATTGCGCGGCTCGTGAACGCCCCGTTCGTTAAAGTGGAAGCGACGAAGTTCACGGAAGTCGGATATGTAGGAAGAGATGTCGAATCGATGGTAAGGGACTTGACCGAGTCGGCCGTCCGCATCGTCCGGGAGGAAATGCGGGAGTCCGTTAAAGGTCAGGCGGAAAAGCTTGCTGAAGAACGACTCGTCGAATTGCTCGTACCGGAAAAAAAGCGCAAAGTCAATATGCAGAACCCTTTTGAAATGCTTTTTGGACAAAAGGACGATGAGGATGAGAAGAATCACGAGGAAGTGGATGATATAAGCAGGAAGCGGTCAGAAATCGCCCGTCGTCTTGCCGCTGGTGAATTGGAAGATCAATCGATTACTGTCGAAGTCTCCTCCCAACAACCTTCCATGTTTGATGCACTCCAAGGTTCGGGAATGGAGCAAATGGGTGCAAGCATGCAAGATGCTTTATCGTCTTTAATGCCAAAAAAGATGACGAAACGGAAAATGAAGGTGAAGGACGCAAGAAAAATCCTTCAAGCCGAAGAAGCGGATAAATTGATCGATCATGATGAGATTGCAAGAAGGTCGGTTGAGCTCACTGAGCAATCCGGCATTATTTTCATCGACGAAATGGATAAGATCGCAAGTCGCGGCAACGGCGGCGGGTCATCTGCAGATGTATCAAGGGAAGGTGTCCAAAGGGATATACTACCCATTGTGGAAGGCTCGACAGTCACCACTAAATATGGGCCGGTAAAAACGGACTTCATACTTTTCATCGCTGCTGGTGCATTCCATATGTCGAAGCCTTCGGATATCATTCCGGAACTCCAAGGTCGTTTTCCGATTCGCGTGGAACTTGAAAAGCTCACAAAAGAGGATTTTGTCCGGATCTTAAAAGAACCTGACTTTTCATTGATCAAGCAATACGAAAAACTCTTGGCGACGGAAAATGTCGAAATCGAGTTCTCGGAAGATGCCGTCGAGAGGGTTGCTGAAATTGCGTTCGATGTGAACGATAATACAGAAAACATCGGTGCAAGAAGGCTGCATACGATATTGGAAAAATTGCTTGAAGAGTTATCGTATGAAGCTGCGGAAATCGGACCATCTTCAATCAAGATTACTGTGGCATATGTCGATGAAAAGCTGAAAGATATCGTAAAAAATAAAGATTTGTCACATTTCATCTTATAA
- the fliH gene encoding flagellar assembly protein FliH: MTSLSNIFRSSRTISEEGNIKEITIRNLHMPTVDGKEEVISKESLYLERDRMLNDARRQIELEKADAEHMRQMAQEDIAAMQAAWEQEKTALQQQAYEEGFQVGYEEGRSKSISDMSESLKVANEVTLHSKENALKYLEEQERIILEIAMRTAERILGKKLEEDEEVFLSIVKRGLKEAREMKEIKLYVSVFQFELVSSNRAELASIFPPDVPFLIFANDDFDTNDCIIETNQGRIVVSVDEQLNELKEKLVELLESGD; the protein is encoded by the coding sequence ATGACATCATTGTCTAACATTTTTCGTTCTTCCCGAACGATATCTGAAGAAGGCAACATCAAGGAAATAACAATCCGGAATTTGCATATGCCGACGGTTGACGGAAAAGAGGAAGTGATTTCAAAAGAATCCCTCTATTTAGAACGTGACCGAATGCTGAACGATGCGAGACGGCAGATTGAACTGGAAAAAGCGGATGCAGAGCATATGAGACAAATGGCGCAAGAGGATATTGCTGCTATGCAAGCTGCTTGGGAGCAGGAGAAGACGGCGTTGCAGCAGCAAGCATACGAAGAGGGGTTCCAAGTCGGATACGAAGAAGGCAGGAGCAAGTCGATATCCGATATGAGCGAATCTTTGAAAGTGGCAAATGAAGTCACTCTTCATTCGAAGGAAAATGCGCTGAAATATCTGGAAGAACAAGAAAGAATCATATTAGAAATTGCGATGAGGACGGCGGAACGCATTCTTGGGAAGAAATTAGAAGAGGATGAGGAGGTTTTCCTTTCAATCGTGAAAAGAGGATTGAAGGAGGCGAGGGAAATGAAGGAGATCAAACTATACGTATCGGTCTTCCAATTTGAACTTGTCTCGTCGAATCGCGCTGAACTTGCTTCCATCTTCCCGCCTGATGTCCCATTCCTCATTTTTGCAAATGACGACTTCGACACGAACGATTGCATTATCGAAACGAACCAGGGCCGTATAGTTGTCAGCGTCGATGAACAATTGAACGAACTCAAAGAGAAACTCGTTGAACTGTTAGAGAGTGGTGACTAA
- the fliI gene encoding flagellar protein export ATPase FliI, with protein MKKAKELVEIIPKMNSFPKFGRVVRVVGLMIESQGPESSVGDVCRIHLNNGGKVDSVILAEVVGFREEVVILMPYSNITDISSGCLVECTGKPLEVKIGMNLIGKVLDSMGNPIDGSPLPKGLSTVRTEQDPPNVMTRMPISEKLAVGVKAIDGMLTVGNGQRVGIFAGSGVGKSTLLGMIARNTTADLNVIGLIGERGREVREFIERDLGPEGLSKTIVVAATSDQPALMRIKGAFTATAIAEYFRDKGLNVMLMMDSVTRVAMAQREIGLAVGEPPATRGYTPSVFSILPKLLERTGTNDVGAITAFYTVLVDGDDMNEPIADAVRGILDGHIVLDRTLANKGQYPAINVLKSVSRLMNHIASPEHVKAAEKLRELYYTYDKSEDLINIGAYKRGTSREIDEAIEYEAHITNFLKQSYQENVKMEDSIEELISLAPGGGTR; from the coding sequence ATGAAGAAAGCGAAGGAACTGGTTGAAATCATTCCAAAAATGAATTCATTTCCGAAGTTTGGACGGGTCGTACGGGTAGTCGGTCTCATGATTGAATCACAAGGTCCTGAAAGCTCAGTGGGGGATGTATGCCGTATACATCTAAATAATGGAGGCAAAGTAGACTCTGTCATTTTGGCGGAAGTTGTTGGCTTCAGAGAAGAAGTTGTCATCTTGATGCCTTACTCGAATATCACTGATATTTCGAGTGGTTGCCTTGTCGAATGTACAGGGAAGCCGCTTGAGGTGAAAATCGGAATGAACCTGATCGGAAAAGTCCTTGATTCCATGGGGAACCCGATTGACGGCAGTCCACTTCCGAAAGGTTTGTCGACAGTGCGAACGGAACAGGATCCGCCGAACGTCATGACAAGAATGCCTATTAGTGAAAAACTGGCTGTCGGTGTCAAAGCTATTGATGGTATGTTGACCGTCGGAAATGGCCAAAGGGTCGGAATTTTCGCGGGGTCCGGCGTTGGGAAAAGTACTTTGCTCGGGATGATTGCTAGAAATACAACGGCTGATTTGAACGTCATCGGTCTGATCGGAGAACGTGGCCGTGAAGTCCGGGAGTTCATCGAGCGGGATTTAGGCCCGGAAGGATTAAGCAAGACAATCGTTGTTGCAGCAACTTCCGACCAGCCTGCCCTTATGAGGATTAAAGGCGCCTTCACAGCTACGGCGATTGCAGAGTATTTCCGGGATAAAGGGCTGAACGTGATGCTCATGATGGATTCCGTCACTCGCGTCGCAATGGCGCAAAGGGAAATCGGGCTCGCGGTAGGAGAGCCCCCGGCAACGCGCGGCTACACGCCATCCGTATTTTCGATTTTACCGAAGCTTTTGGAACGGACCGGTACGAACGATGTCGGCGCGATTACGGCATTTTACACAGTGCTTGTCGATGGCGATGACATGAACGAACCGATTGCGGACGCGGTGCGAGGTATACTTGATGGCCATATTGTCTTGGATAGGACACTTGCCAATAAAGGGCAATACCCAGCCATAAATGTCTTGAAAAGCGTAAGCCGTCTCATGAATCATATTGCTAGTCCGGAACATGTCAAAGCCGCTGAAAAGCTCCGTGAATTGTATTACACATATGACAAGTCGGAAGATCTTATCAATATTGGAGCGTATAAACGGGGCACTTCAAGGGAAATCGATGAAGCCATCGAATACGAAGCGCATATCACCAACTTTTTGAAGCAAAGTTATCAAGAGAATGTGAAGATGGAAGACAGCATTGAAGAATTGATATCGCTTGCTCCAGGAGGAGGTACACGATGA
- the flgC gene encoding flagellar basal body rod protein FlgC, whose product MSIFHSLNTSASALTAQRLRMDVISSNMANVETTRGKMVNGEWQPYRRKSVSFQPMEGRFSSMLQAAMGSKDRGAAGYGVTVSRIQEDRETPFKLVYDPSHPDANDEGYVQMPNVDPLREMIDLMSATRSYEANVTVLNANKAMLMKALEIGK is encoded by the coding sequence ATGTCTATTTTCCATAGTCTCAACACTTCCGCCTCGGCTCTCACTGCCCAACGGCTAAGGATGGATGTCATCTCGTCCAATATGGCGAATGTTGAAACGACGAGAGGAAAGATGGTAAACGGCGAATGGCAGCCGTATCGCCGAAAGAGCGTCAGCTTCCAACCGATGGAAGGACGCTTCTCTTCGATGCTGCAAGCTGCAATGGGAAGCAAAGATAGAGGGGCGGCGGGGTACGGCGTGACGGTTTCCCGAATTCAAGAAGATAGGGAAACACCCTTCAAGCTAGTCTATGATCCAAGCCATCCGGATGCTAATGACGAAGGGTATGTTCAAATGCCGAATGTGGATCCGCTAAGAGAAATGATTGACCTCATGTCCGCAACAAGATCCTATGAAGCGAATGTGACAGTGTTGAACGCAAATAAAGCGATGTTAATGAAAGCACTCGAGATAGGGAAATAA